The Streptomyces sp. HUAS CB01 genome has a segment encoding these proteins:
- the katG gene encoding catalase/peroxidase HPI produces the protein MSENHDAIVADAKAEGGGGCPVAHGRAAHPTQGGGNRQWWPERLNLKILAKNPAVSNPLGEEFDYAAAFKSLDLPAVKRDIAEVLTTSQDWWPADFGHYGPFIIRMAWHSAGTYRISDGRGGAGAGQQRFAPLNSWPDNGNLDKARRLLWPVKKKYGQSLSWADLMILAGNVALESMGFETFGFAGGREDVWEPDEDVYWGPETTWLGDERYTGDRELENPLGAVQMGLIYVNPEGPNGNPDPLAAARDIRETFRRMAMNDEETVALIAGGHTFGKTHGAGPADAVGPDPEAAPIEQQGFGWKNSHGTGKGGDAITSGLEGIWTNTPTTWDNSFFEILFGYEWELFKSPAGAHQWRPKDGAGAGTVPDAHDSSKSHAPTMLTTDLSLRVDPVYEQISRRFLENPDAFADAFARAWYKLTHRDMGPIQRYLGSEVPSEVLLWQDPLPEVTHELVDAADVAALKAQVLDSGLSVSQLVSAAWASASSFRGSDKRGGANGARIRLQPQSGWEVNDPDRLAGVLRTLEGIRESFNAAQSGDKRISLADLIVLAGGAAVEKAARDGGVAVEVPFTPGRADASQEQTDTESFAALEPTADGFRNYLGKGNRLPAEYLLIDRANLLTLSAPELTVLVGGLRVLGANHQQSQLGVLTATPGKLTNDFFVNLLDLGTTWQATSGDANTFEGRDDVTGEVKWTGTRVDLVFGSNSELRALAEVYASDDAKEKFVKDFVAAWDKVMNLDRFDLV, from the coding sequence ATGTCCGAGAACCATGACGCAATCGTCGCCGACGCGAAGGCCGAGGGCGGGGGTGGCTGCCCGGTCGCCCACGGGCGCGCGGCGCACCCCACGCAGGGCGGCGGCAACCGCCAGTGGTGGCCGGAGCGGCTCAATCTGAAGATCCTCGCCAAGAACCCCGCGGTGTCCAACCCGCTCGGTGAGGAGTTCGACTACGCCGCGGCGTTCAAGAGCCTCGACCTCCCGGCCGTGAAGCGGGACATCGCCGAGGTGCTGACGACCTCTCAGGACTGGTGGCCGGCGGACTTCGGTCACTACGGGCCGTTCATCATCCGCATGGCGTGGCACAGCGCGGGCACGTACCGCATCAGCGACGGCCGCGGCGGTGCCGGAGCCGGCCAGCAGCGCTTCGCCCCGCTCAACAGCTGGCCGGACAACGGCAACCTCGACAAGGCCCGCCGGCTGCTGTGGCCGGTCAAGAAGAAGTACGGGCAGAGCCTTTCGTGGGCCGACCTCATGATCCTCGCCGGCAACGTCGCCCTGGAGTCGATGGGCTTCGAGACGTTCGGCTTCGCCGGCGGCCGTGAGGACGTCTGGGAGCCCGACGAGGACGTCTACTGGGGTCCCGAGACCACCTGGCTGGGCGACGAGCGCTACACGGGCGACCGCGAGCTCGAGAACCCGCTCGGCGCGGTCCAGATGGGCCTCATCTACGTCAACCCCGAGGGCCCCAACGGCAACCCGGACCCGCTGGCCGCCGCCCGCGACATCCGCGAGACGTTCCGCCGCATGGCGATGAACGACGAGGAGACGGTCGCGCTCATCGCCGGCGGTCACACCTTCGGAAAGACCCACGGCGCCGGCCCGGCGGACGCCGTCGGCCCGGACCCGGAGGCCGCCCCGATCGAGCAGCAGGGCTTCGGCTGGAAGAACAGCCACGGCACCGGCAAGGGCGGCGACGCGATCACCAGCGGTCTCGAGGGCATCTGGACCAACACCCCCACCACGTGGGACAACAGCTTCTTCGAGATTCTGTTCGGCTACGAGTGGGAGCTGTTCAAGAGCCCCGCCGGCGCGCACCAGTGGCGGCCGAAGGACGGCGCGGGCGCGGGTACGGTCCCCGACGCCCACGACTCGTCGAAGAGCCACGCCCCGACGATGCTCACCACCGACCTGTCGCTGCGTGTCGACCCGGTCTACGAGCAGATCTCGCGGCGCTTCCTGGAGAACCCCGACGCGTTCGCCGACGCGTTCGCCCGGGCCTGGTACAAGCTGACGCACCGTGACATGGGCCCGATCCAGCGCTACCTCGGCTCGGAGGTGCCGTCCGAGGTGCTGCTGTGGCAGGACCCGCTCCCCGAGGTGACCCACGAGCTCGTCGACGCCGCTGACGTCGCCGCCCTCAAGGCGCAGGTTCTCGACTCGGGCCTGTCGGTGTCCCAGCTCGTGTCGGCCGCGTGGGCGTCCGCCTCGTCCTTCCGCGGCAGCGACAAGCGCGGCGGCGCCAACGGCGCACGCATCCGCCTGCAGCCGCAGAGCGGCTGGGAGGTCAACGACCCCGACCGGCTGGCGGGCGTGCTGCGCACGCTCGAGGGGATCCGGGAGTCCTTCAACGCGGCCCAGAGCGGCGACAAGCGGATCTCGCTCGCCGACCTGATCGTCCTCGCGGGCGGCGCGGCCGTGGAGAAGGCGGCCCGGGACGGCGGCGTCGCCGTCGAGGTCCCGTTCACCCCGGGCCGCGCGGACGCGTCCCAGGAGCAGACCGACACGGAGTCCTTCGCCGCACTCGAGCCGACCGCCGACGGTTTCCGCAACTACCTGGGCAAGGGCAACCGGCTGCCGGCCGAGTACCTGCTCATCGACCGGGCGAACCTGCTGACGCTCAGCGCGCCCGAACTGACGGTCCTCGTCGGCGGTCTGCGCGTGCTCGGCGCGAATCACCAGCAGTCGCAGCTGGGCGTCCTCACGGCCACACCGGGGAAGCTGACGAACGACTTCTTCGTGAACCTGCTCGACCTCGGTACGACGTGGCAGGCGACGTCCGGTGACGCGAACACCTTCGAGGGCCGCGACGACGTCACGGGCGAGGTCAAGTGGACCGGCACCCGGGTCGACCTGGTGTTCGGGTCGAACTCGGAGCTGCGCGCGCTCGCGGAGGTGTACGCGAGCGACGACGCGAAGGAGAAGTTCGTGAAGGACTTCGTCGCGGCGTGGGACAAGGTCATGAACCTGGACCGGTTCGACCTGGTCTGA
- a CDS encoding Fur family transcriptional regulator — protein MSDLLERLRGRGWRVTAQRRVVAEVLDGDHVHLTADEVHARAVRRLPEISRATVYNTLGELVALGEVAEVSTDGRAKRYDPNAHHPHQHLVCSGCGTIRDVRPTGDPLADLPAEERFGFTVFGAEVTYRGLCPSCG, from the coding sequence ATGAGTGACCTGCTGGAGCGGCTGCGAGGGCGTGGCTGGCGCGTGACCGCCCAGCGGCGCGTCGTCGCGGAGGTCCTCGACGGCGACCACGTACACCTCACGGCGGACGAGGTGCACGCCCGTGCGGTGCGGCGGCTTCCCGAGATCTCGCGGGCGACCGTCTACAACACGCTGGGTGAACTGGTCGCCCTCGGCGAGGTCGCCGAGGTGTCCACGGACGGTCGCGCCAAGCGCTACGACCCCAACGCACACCACCCGCACCAGCACCTGGTGTGCTCCGGCTGCGGCACGATCCGCGATGTCCGTCCGACCGGCGACCCGCTGGCCGATCTCCCGGCCGAGGAGCGGTTCGGGTTCACGGTGTTCGGGGCCGAGGTCACCTACCGCGGGCTGTGCCCGTCCTGTGGCTGA